The Papaver somniferum cultivar HN1 chromosome 3, ASM357369v1, whole genome shotgun sequence genome includes a region encoding these proteins:
- the LOC113357365 gene encoding uncharacterized protein LOC113357365: MDDFDDDFGQYMKGEHDVDLFPEEEVFTPVDPSKMEVKTRFANKEAFKKHLRGYCVLNKCQYILDRSAPSRIKAECRFKTEHDCPWFVYASKKEGAFVLRKVNLEHKCEGDPQNRNRSADPHFVKDFVLDQMKNKPKKVVPDPYKIKEDFLAEKRVNIPYQCAWKARNLVLESLYGNYKESYNEVPAFCKMFTKCNDGSVAKFTFDTVNNTFESMTLSFEPAMRGWRKACRGVIGLDACHLTGEYGGLLMAATALDGQNGLVMLGIMVCRAETKENWIIFLKHLKDAILAHPVKVAFISDRQKGLLEAVGIVFPGHHHRYCWRHLYKNFKKDYKGLELYSSLWNAAKAYKEKHFQQ, encoded by the exons ATGGATgactttgatgatgattttggtcaATACATGAAGGGTGAGCATGATGTAGATCTTTTCCCCGAAGAAGAAGTTTTTACTCCAGTAGATCCTAGCAAAATGGAGGTAAAAACTAGATTTGCAAATAAGGAAGCATTTAAGAAACATCTCAGGGGTTATTGTGTTCTTAATAAGTGTCAATATATTTTGGATAGAAGTGCTCCCTCTAGAATTAAGGCTGAGTGTAGGTTTAAAACAGAACATGATTGTCCTTGGTTTGTGTATGCTAGCAAGAAAGAGGGTGCTTTTGTTCTTAGGAAAGTGAATTTGGAACATAAGTGTGAAGGGGATCCCCAAAATAGGAATAGATCTGCTGATCCTCATTTTGTAAAGGATTTTGTTCTTGATCAGATGAAGAATAAGCCTAAAAAAGTTGTTCCAGACCCTTATAAAATCAAGGAAGACTTCTTAGCTGAAAAGAGAGTAAATATACCATATCAGTGTGCATGGAAGGCTAGGAATCTAGTTTTAGAGTCATTATATGGGAACTATAAAGAAAGTTACAATGAAGTACCAGCATTCTGCAAGATGTTTACTAAATGCAATGATGGGTCTGTTGCTAAGTTCACTTTTGACACAGTGAATAACACCTTTGAAAGCATGACACTCTCATTTGAACCTGCAATGAGGGGTTGGCGAAAAGCATGCAGGGGAGTTATAGGGCTTGATGCCTGCCATCTAACAGGGGAATATGGGGGATTATTGATGGCTGCAACTGCACTTGATGGACAGAATGGGTTAGTAATGTTAGGAATTATGGTATGCAGAGCTGAAACAAAGGAAaattggatcatttttttgaagcatttgaagGATGCAATATTAGCACATCCAGTGAAAGTGGCTTTCATTTCAGATAGGCAAAAAGGTTTATTGGAAGCTGTTGGTATAGTGTTCCCTGGCCATCACCACAGATACTGTTGGAG ACATTTATACAAAAATTTCAAGAAGGATTACAAGGGTCTTGAATTATACAGTTCTTTATGGAATGCAGCAAAAGCATACAAAGAAAAGCATTTTCAG caatga
- the LOC113357366 gene encoding uncharacterized protein LOC113357366 isoform X2, producing the protein MLEFVTDYGVDPCVAGELYMVTSPKNSVFTVNILAKTCSCLQWQLRGFPCMHAVSALHSIRPQWRKYCSDYYSVENYKATYAPTFAPLDDKSEWVQVLFLLKFVTICPIYILNYIDISAGGEVGSNPTAKRQRTECDAQSFTFSNIEPSQTTGVRGAAKSNKKKRTASFVGECFTGPGSQPLATPSSTPASTTPMSLPSIAPSSTPPSTINNLYQNFFGIGSVSQNIKQGKGRGNGKAKKK; encoded by the exons ATGTTGGAATTTGTGACTGACTATGGTGTTGACCCTTGTGTGGCTGGAGAGTTATATATGGTGACTAGTCCAAAGAATTCTGTGTTCACAGTGAACATACTTGCCAAGACTTGCTCTTGTTTGCAGTGGCAGTTGAGGGGGTTCCCCTGTATGCATGCAGTGAGTGCATTGCATAGCATAAGGCCACAATGGAGAaa GTACTGCAGTGATTACTATTCAGTGGAGAACTATAAGGCCACATATGCACCAACTTTTGCACCACTAGATGATAAAAGTGAATGGGTCCAGGtactttttcttcttaaatttgtAACTATATGCCCTATTTATATTCTCAACTACATTGATATAA GTGCTGGTGGTGAAGTGGGATCTAATCCAACTGCAAAGAGGCAAAGGACTGAATGTGATGCACAAAGCTTCACCTTCAGCAACATAGAGCCAAGTCAGACCACCGGAGTTAGGGGTGCAGCTAAgtcaaacaagaagaagagaacggCATCATTTGTTGGTGAATGTTTTACAGGGCCTGGCAGTCAGCCTTTGGCAACACCATCTTCTACTCCAGCTTCCACAACACCTATGAGTCTGCCATCTATAGCACCATCTTCTACTCCACCCTCTACAATAAATAACCTTTATCAGAACTTCTTTGGCATTGGATCTGTATCTCAGAATATAAAACAAGGAAAGGGAAGGGGAAATGGAAAGGCTAAGAAGAAATGA
- the LOC113357366 gene encoding uncharacterized protein LOC113357366 isoform X1 has translation MLEFVTDYGVDPCVAGELYMVTSPKNSVFTVNILAKTCSCLQWQLRGFPCMHAVSALHSIRPQWRKYCSDYYSVENYKATYAPTFAPLDDKSEWVQPNMNKKILNPPHSRKPGRPKSKRVRSYDEPRVEKTKRRCGKCGNVTNHNKRTCAGGEVGSNPTAKRQRTECDAQSFTFSNIEPSQTTGVRGAAKSNKKKRTASFVGECFTGPGSQPLATPSSTPASTTPMSLPSIAPSSTPPSTINNLYQNFFGIGSVSQNIKQGKGRGNGKAKKK, from the exons ATGTTGGAATTTGTGACTGACTATGGTGTTGACCCTTGTGTGGCTGGAGAGTTATATATGGTGACTAGTCCAAAGAATTCTGTGTTCACAGTGAACATACTTGCCAAGACTTGCTCTTGTTTGCAGTGGCAGTTGAGGGGGTTCCCCTGTATGCATGCAGTGAGTGCATTGCATAGCATAAGGCCACAATGGAGAaa GTACTGCAGTGATTACTATTCAGTGGAGAACTATAAGGCCACATATGCACCAACTTTTGCACCACTAGATGATAAAAGTGAATGGGTCCAG CCAAACATGAACAAGAAGATCTTGAACCCTCCTCACAGTAGGAAACCAGGAAGACCCAAGAGCAAGAGGGTAAGAAGTTATGATGAACCTCGTGTtgagaagacaaaaaggaggtgtGGGAAATGTGGAAATGTTACTAACCACAACAAAAGAACATGTGCTGGTGGTGAAGTGGGATCTAATCCAACTGCAAAGAGGCAAAGGACTGAATGTGATGCACAAAGCTTCACCTTCAGCAACATAGAGCCAAGTCAGACCACCGGAGTTAGGGGTGCAGCTAAgtcaaacaagaagaagagaacggCATCATTTGTTGGTGAATGTTTTACAGGGCCTGGCAGTCAGCCTTTGGCAACACCATCTTCTACTCCAGCTTCCACAACACCTATGAGTCTGCCATCTATAGCACCATCTTCTACTCCACCCTCTACAATAAATAACCTTTATCAGAACTTCTTTGGCATTGGATCTGTATCTCAGAATATAAAACAAGGAAAGGGAAGGGGAAATGGAAAGGCTAAGAAGAAATGA
- the LOC113361628 gene encoding uncharacterized protein LOC113361628, with the protein MVKTKKEGEGSSERQEIEIVGTEDTLEKSVIFHLLKEIISFVLYMHQQIPAVLQEMTSEFESMHTERKELETALAQREVRLSARRQHNGRMREVKQGIRRLEKLMRDFSRIQTALQLMLNEVHGLESVVLILGGSPLRPQHVYEMSFSHGRIVEECTMDYTKSRIADALSRKALRALISNGAGSVSYSGQTKLFLLVKAPATLNMPLHFLPKRDFKFHKKVVPFRLRVKCSIQGQNANVQHQASNDSIWFQCKHTIKGLPSSTPTPDE; encoded by the exons atggtgaaaaccaagaaagaaggagaaggaagTTCAGAAAGACAAGAGATCGAAATTGTAGGTACAGAAGATACACTGGAAAAGTCTGTCATTTTCCATCTTCTCAAAGAGATCATCAGTTTCGTTCTCTACATGCACCAGCAAATCCCAGC CGTTTTGCAAGAGATGACATCGGAATTTGAATCAATGCACACAGAACGTAAAGAATTG GAAACGGCTTTAGCACAAAGAGAAGTAAGACTTTCTGCGAGAAGACAGCATAATGGGAGGATGAGAGAGGTGAAGCAAGGAATCAGGAGGCTGGAGAAATTGATGAGAGATTTCTCTAGAATACAAACTGCTCTTCAATTGATGCTCAATGAGGTTCATGGTTTAGAAAGTGTGGTTTTGATTCTTGGGGGAAGTCCACTTCGACCGCAACACGTTTATGAAATGTCCTTCTCTCATGGAAGGATTGTTGAAGAATGTACGATGGATTATACTAAAAGTAGAATTGCGGATGCACTTTCGCGGAAG GCTTTACGGGCACTGATCTCGAACGGTGCAGGATCAGTTTCATATTCAG GTCAAACAAAGCTATTTCTTCTGGTGAAAGCTCCTGCCACTCTCAATATGCCTCTACATTTTCTTCCTAAAAGGGACTTCAAATTCCACAAGAAG GTAGTTCCATTTAGATTACGTGTCAAGTGCAGCATTCAGGGACAGAACGCGAATGTTCAGCATCAAGCTTCAAATGACTCAATCTG GTTCCAGTGTAAACACACAATCAAAGGCCTACCTTCCAGTACACCAACAcctgatgaatga